Proteins from one Sphaeramia orbicularis chromosome 17, fSphaOr1.1, whole genome shotgun sequence genomic window:
- the LOC115437395 gene encoding uncharacterized protein LOC115437395 → MVLSEPRSRPKELEFEGVMEELRKDKKMYQKTAMLQLRQPFQSFPQSLFLQETFTVDLLKGLYILESRAGFHGNREVIHTLTLGYQPPSPFVCSALIHPFSSDTVPSDSEICVTLFNNQTQKDIQGRLRVGNKDRLTFFGQVRVNPLYSRHQSINVKANFSQQLQLQLPSFAVMEGNLRWNPKTTQTLIIWPEGN, encoded by the exons ATGGTGTTGTCGGAGCCCAGGAGTCGGCCCAAAGAGCTGGAGTTTGAGGGAGTGATGGAGGAGCTGAGGAAGGATAAGAAGATGTATCAGAAAACTGCGATGCTGCAGCTCAG ACAGCCGTTCCAGAGCTTTCCACAGAGTCTCTTTCTGCAGGAGACTTTCACAGTCGACCTCCTTAAAGGCCTCTACATCCTGGAGTCGAGAGCTGGTTTCCACGGCAACAGGGAGGTTATCCACACCCTCACCCTTGGCTACCAACCACCAAGTCCTTTT GTTTGCTCTGCACTAATTCATCCTTTCAGCTCTGACACAGTTCCATCTGACTCAGAAATATGTGTGACCCTATTCAACAACCAG ACCCAGAAGGACATACAGGGACGGTTACGAGTTGGAAACAAAGACAGACTGACATTCTTCGGACAAGTTCGCGTGAACCCTCTGTACTCAAGACACCAATCAATAAACGTTAAAGCAAACTTCAGCCAACAGCTCCAG CTGCAGCTCCCCTCCTTCGCCGTAATGGAGGGAAACTTACGCTGGAACCCCAAAACAACACAGACTTTGATTATCTGGCCCGAGGGAAACTGA